CGGCATCGGTGTCGATGAGGACACCGCGTTGTGCGTGGAGCCGGATGGCCAGGCCCAGGTCTACAGCGTCGACGGCGACGGCAAGGTCTGGGTGGTCAGCCCCGGCCGTGATGCCGACCGCCTGGTGGAGGGCGAGCCACTGCGCTTCCATGCCGTCCCGGTGACCGTGGTCGCCAGCGGCAGTCGCATGCGCCTGGATGACTTCCAGGCCGAGGCTGACTACCAGGCCGTGGCCGACGTCAGCGATGGCGAGATCGAAGTCATCCGCCAGTGACCCGGCGATCCTGTGGTCACGCATGGGATGCTGTAGAGCCGAGCTCGCGCTCGGCTGCCTTTCAATCGAGGCATCAGCCGAGCATGCGCTCGGCCCTACCATGATGCCTCCCTTGCCCACTTGCTGGAGACGTACCCGATGAAACTGCGCCTGGCGCTGTCCGCGCTGCTGTCCCTGCCGTTGCTCGCCCAGGCCGCGCCGGCCACCGCGCCGATGCTGGTCATCCACGGTGGCGCCGGCGTCGAGCGCAAGGATCTGTCGCCGGCCGAAGAGAGGGCGGCACGCGACGCGCTGCGGGCGGCGCTGCTGAAGGGGCATGCCGAACTCGCCGCGGGTCGTCCGGCGCTCGCTGCGGTCACCGCAGCGATCACCGTGCTGGAGGACGATCCCACCTTCAACGCCGGCAAGGGTGCAGTGTTCACCCACGACGGTCGCAACGAGCTGGATGCGGCTCTCATGGACGGCGCGAGCCAGGCGGCGGGCGCGGTCGCGGGCGTGCAGCGGGTGCGCAACCCGATCCTGCTGGCGCAGACCGTGATGCAGAAATCCAAGCACGTGATGATGGTCGGGCAGGGTGCCGAGGCATTTGCGGTGGAGCAGGGCATCACCCTGGTCGATCCGTCGTACTTCCGCACCGACAAGCGCTGGCAGCAGCTGCAGCGCGCGCTGAAGGAGGAGGCCAGCGGCCAGGCGCATGCCGACCTGGAGACCGCAAAGCACTTCGGCACCGTGGGTGCGGTCGCATTGGACGCGCAGGGGCATCTCGCGGCGGGCACCTCCACCGGAGGCATGACCAACAAGCGCTATGGGCGTGTGGGTGATTCGCCGATCATCGGCGCCGGTACCTGGGCTGACGCGCGCTGCGCGGTGTCTGGCACCGGCTGGGGCGAGTACTACATCCGTACTGCCGCCGCGCATGAGATCTGCGCGCGCATGCGCTACCAGGGGCAGACCCCGGAACAGGCCGGCAAGGGCGTGATCAACGAGACGATCCCGCAGATGGGCGGCGATGGCGGTGCGATCGTGCTTGCCGCAGACGGAAAAATGGCCACGCCGTTCAACACCCAGGGCATGTACCGGGGCTGGATCGGCGCCGACGGCGTCCCCCATGTCGCAATTTTCGCCAGCGAGACCCTGCCGGTCCCCGGGCAATAACCTTGCGTATCAATGGGTTTGCGACAACGTGTGAAAAAGATGGAAAAAAGCGTTGACACGCCCCCGTCCCATCAGCAGAATAAGCGGCTCACCACCACACACCGCAACGCTTCGGCGGCAACGGGATGGGGTGGTAAGGAGGGATACCCAAGCGGCCAACGGGGGCAGACTGTAAATCTGCTGGCTTACGCCTTCGGTGGTTCGAATCCACCTCCCTCCACCAGTTTCACGTTGTGACATTCCCGGCGCGGGAGTAGTTCAATGGTAGAACCTCAGCCTTCCAAGCTGATGGTGCGGGTTCGATTCCCGTCTCCCGCTCCATTGAATGAACTTTGAATATTATCGAGTTCATGTCATAATGCAAAACTCGGCTCACGTAGCTCAGTCGGTAGAGCACTTCCTTGGTAAGGAAGAGGTCGAAGGTTCGATTCCTTTCGTGAGCACCATCTTAAGCATCACCTCTCAGACGAATTCGAGATAAGCAGCCATGGCCAAGGGTAAGTTCGAGCGCACCAAGCCGCACGTCAACGTCGGCACCATCGGTCACGTCGACCACGGCAAGACCACGCTGACCGCCGCACTGACCAAGATCGGTGCCGAGCGCTTCGGTGGCGAGTTCAAGGACTACTCCTCGATCGACGCCGCTCCGGAAGAAAAGGCTCGTGGTATCACGATCTCGACCGCACACGTCGAATACGAATCCCCGGTCCGTCACTACGCCCACGTCGATTGCCCGGGCCACGCTGACTACGTCAAGAACATGATCACCGGTGCCGCCCAGATGGACGGCGCGATCCTGGTGTGCTCGGCCGCTGACGGCCCGATGCCGCAGACCCGCGAGCACATCCTGCTGTCGCGTCAGGTCGGCGTGCCGTACATCGTCGTGTTCCTGAACAAGGCCGACATGGTTGACGACGCCGAGCTGCTCGAGCTGGTCGAAATGGAAGTGCGCGAGCTGCTGAGCAAGTACGACTTCCCGGGCGACGACACCCCGATCATCGCCGGTTCGGCCCGTCTGGCGCTGGAAGGCGACCAGAGCGACATCGGCGTGCCTGCCATCCTGAAGCTGGTCGACGCCCTGGACAGCTGGATCCCGGAGCCGGAGCGTGCGATCGACAAGCCGTTCCTGATGCCGGTGGAAGACGTGTTCTCGATCTCGGGCCGCGGCACCGTGGTGACCGGTCGTATCGAGCGCGGCGTGATCAAGGTTGGCGACGAAATCGAAATCGTCGGCATCCGTCCGGTGCAGAAGACCACCGTGACCGGCGTTGAAATGTTCCGCAAGCTGCTGGACCAGGGTCAGGCAGGCGACAACGCTGGCCTGCTGCTGCGCGGCACCAAGCGTGACGACGTCGAGCGTGGCCAGGTTCTGGCCAAGCCGGGTTCGATCAAGCCGCACACCAAGTTCGAAGGCGAAGTCTACGTCCTGTCGAAGGACGAGGGCGGTCGTCACACCCCGTTCTTCAACGGCTACCGCCCGCAGTTCTACTTCCGCACCACCGACATCACCGGCGCAGCTGCACTGCCGGAAGGCGTCGAAATGGTGATGCCGGGTGACAACGTCAAGATGGTCGTCACCCTGATCAACCCGGTGGCAATGGACGAAGGCCTGCGCTTCGCCATCCGCGAAGGTGGCCGTACCGTCGGCGCCGGCGTGGTCTCGAAGATCATCGAGTAAGCCTGCAGTACCGGTGGTTGCATAGCGCCGCCGGTTACGCGAATGGCGGGCCGGGAACCTCGGTCCGCCTTCGCCGTCTAAGGGAAGGCAAGTTTTCAACGTACGCCAGTAGCTCAATTGGCAGAGCAGCGGTCTCCAAAACCGCAGGTTGGGGGTTCGAGTCCCTCCTGGCGTGCCATCTGCCCACCTTATCCAGCGGCCTGGGCCGCTAAAGCAGACACAGCCTGATGAATAGCAAGATCGAACACTCCAAGGACACCTCCGCCAACGGTGGGGATATCGTCAAGTATGTCGCCGCATCGCTGCTGGTGCTGGCCGGTCTGTTCGTCTGGTTCTGGTTCTCCGCCGACTCCGGTCGCGCCGCCCAACTGGGCGCGTGGGCGGGTCAGCTGCGTGCGTTGGCGGTCGTGGTCGGTCTGGTTGGCGGTATCGGCGTGTTCATGCTGACCGGCAAGGGGCGCGACACCCGCGAATTCCTCTCCGAGTCGCGCTTTGAGCTGCGCAAGGTGGTCTGGCCGACGCGCCAGGAAGCCATCCGCATGACCTGGGTCGTGATCGTCGTGGTGCTCATCCTCAGCCTGCTGCTGGGTGGCTTCGACTTCCTGATCCAGAAACTGACTCAGTGGTTCCTGAGCCGCTAAGGAGATTTGCATGAAGCGTTGGTACGTCGTTCACGCCTATTCGGGCTTCGAGAAGTCGGTGGCGCAGGCTCTGCGCGATCGCATCGTCCGTGACGGCATGGAAGAGCGCTTCGGCGACGTCCTGGTCCCGACCGAAGAAGTGGTCGAGATGCGCGCTGGGCAGAAGCGCCGCTCCGAGCGCAAGTTCTTCCCGGGTTACGTGCTGGTCCAGATCGAGACCCACGAAGAAGCGGGTATTCCGCGCATCGACAACGAAAGCTGGCATCTGGTCAAGGAAACCCCGCGCGTGATGGGCTTCATTGGCGGCACCGCCGACCGTCCGCTGCCGATCGCCGATTCCGAGGCCGAGGCCATCCTGAA
This genomic interval from Stenotrophomonas sp. 57 contains the following:
- a CDS encoding isoaspartyl peptidase/L-asparaginase, with product MKLRLALSALLSLPLLAQAAPATAPMLVIHGGAGVERKDLSPAEERAARDALRAALLKGHAELAAGRPALAAVTAAITVLEDDPTFNAGKGAVFTHDGRNELDAALMDGASQAAGAVAGVQRVRNPILLAQTVMQKSKHVMMVGQGAEAFAVEQGITLVDPSYFRTDKRWQQLQRALKEEASGQAHADLETAKHFGTVGAVALDAQGHLAAGTSTGGMTNKRYGRVGDSPIIGAGTWADARCAVSGTGWGEYYIRTAAAHEICARMRYQGQTPEQAGKGVINETIPQMGGDGGAIVLAADGKMATPFNTQGMYRGWIGADGVPHVAIFASETLPVPGQ
- the tuf gene encoding elongation factor Tu, with the translated sequence MAKGKFERTKPHVNVGTIGHVDHGKTTLTAALTKIGAERFGGEFKDYSSIDAAPEEKARGITISTAHVEYESPVRHYAHVDCPGHADYVKNMITGAAQMDGAILVCSAADGPMPQTREHILLSRQVGVPYIVVFLNKADMVDDAELLELVEMEVRELLSKYDFPGDDTPIIAGSARLALEGDQSDIGVPAILKLVDALDSWIPEPERAIDKPFLMPVEDVFSISGRGTVVTGRIERGVIKVGDEIEIVGIRPVQKTTVTGVEMFRKLLDQGQAGDNAGLLLRGTKRDDVERGQVLAKPGSIKPHTKFEGEVYVLSKDEGGRHTPFFNGYRPQFYFRTTDITGAAALPEGVEMVMPGDNVKMVVTLINPVAMDEGLRFAIREGGRTVGAGVVSKIIE
- the secE gene encoding preprotein translocase subunit SecE, giving the protein MNSKIEHSKDTSANGGDIVKYVAASLLVLAGLFVWFWFSADSGRAAQLGAWAGQLRALAVVVGLVGGIGVFMLTGKGRDTREFLSESRFELRKVVWPTRQEAIRMTWVVIVVVLILSLLLGGFDFLIQKLTQWFLSR
- the nusG gene encoding transcription termination/antitermination protein NusG, which translates into the protein MKRWYVVHAYSGFEKSVAQALRDRIVRDGMEERFGDVLVPTEEVVEMRAGQKRRSERKFFPGYVLVQIETHEEAGIPRIDNESWHLVKETPRVMGFIGGTADRPLPIADSEAEAILNRVQEGVEKPRPKVLFEPGQMVRVTDGPFNDFNGVVEEVNYEKSRLRVSVLIFGRATPVELEFGQVEKAV